A genomic region of Nostoc sp. UHCC 0702 contains the following coding sequences:
- a CDS encoding IS1 family transposase: MDSYEPKGYSEEIKRECLEMYVNGSGFRAIERVKKVQTLVDSLTLRYHTTVINWVKEVSNTLPDTPQKDEIPEITQVDELETFLGKKNKIWLWTAVNKHVPGVIAWVLGDRSSETFKLFWQIINCWHSYFYVTDGYPVYPCFISNEDHIVSKTYMTRVEGENSRFRHYLARLHRKSFCYSKSEEMLKLSIRLVIHYLKYGSVALRARSAHKLEAIA, translated from the coding sequence CTGGATTCTTATGAACCGAAAGGTTACTCAGAAGAAATCAAGCGCGAATGTTTAGAAATGTATGTCAACGGTTCTGGCTTTCGGGCAATAGAACGAGTGAAAAAAGTGCAGACGCTCGTGGACTCGCTAACGCTTCGCTATCATACGACTGTGATCAATTGGGTAAAAGAGGTTAGTAATACTTTGCCTGACACACCCCAAAAGGATGAAATCCCAGAAATAACTCAAGTTGATGAATTAGAAACGTTTCTCGGTAAAAAAAACAAAATTTGGTTATGGACAGCCGTAAACAAGCATGTTCCAGGAGTTATAGCCTGGGTTTTAGGAGATCGCAGTTCTGAAACTTTTAAACTTTTCTGGCAGATAATAAACTGTTGGCATTCTTATTTTTACGTTACAGATGGCTATCCAGTTTATCCTTGTTTTATTAGCAATGAGGATCATATTGTTAGTAAAACTTATATGACACGAGTAGAAGGTGAAAATAGTCGTTTTAGACATTATTTAGCTAGGCTACATCGGAAAAGTTTTTGTTACTCAAAGTCAGAGGAAATGCTTAAACTCTCTATTCGATTGGTAATACATTATCTCAAGTATGGTTCCGTGGCGCTGCGGGCGCGTAGCGCCCACAAGCTTGAGGCGATCGCATGA
- a CDS encoding tetratricopeptide repeat protein — MSKVIPVELASLGGTNAIRIRNDAKIEGEENFTITLTDPTNGATIGSQSSATVTILDDDVELAFSNTNFSINEDGTAIAAVTVTRTGRSTGAVGATISLSNGTATTPSDYNNASIVVNFADGEMTKTVFIPIMDDTVYEGDETVNLALSNLTGGATIGVQSFATLTIKENDTPPPITLIGTLNDDNLVGGDGNDLLNGKEGNDNLIGNAGNDNLIGGTGNDTLDGGTGNDTLDGGIGNDTYIVNNIADTIIENISSGIDTVKASIDFSIAGLANVENLVLVGNAITATGNSLNNTITGNAQNNILNGNAGNDLLDGGAGNDTLIGGAGSDIYTVDSIDDMIVENSNEGIDKINASVDYSLANVTNVENLVLIGNAVSGTGNSLNNSLTGNALNNILEGREGNDTLDGGAGSDTLIGGDYSRGCIYANLGELQSALKDFTLTVQLNQDYVKAYYGRGWVYSQLKEELKAIEDFSQAIRLQINYADAYSGRGVAHFALGDKLAAIEDYKKAAQIYHMLGDTSNYQKIQSEIVRISQ, encoded by the coding sequence TGCTACTGTTACAATTTTGGACGATGATGTTGAGCTAGCCTTTAGCAATACTAACTTTAGCATCAACGAAGATGGTACAGCGATCGCAGCAGTAACAGTTACCCGTACAGGTCGCAGCACAGGAGCAGTAGGTGCTACTATTAGCCTCAGCAATGGTACTGCTACTACACCATCTGACTACAACAACGCATCTATTGTTGTCAACTTTGCTGATGGTGAAATGACTAAGACGGTATTCATTCCCATTATGGACGACACAGTATATGAAGGCGATGAAACCGTCAACCTTGCCTTAAGCAATCTAACTGGTGGTGCAACCATTGGAGTCCAGAGTTTTGCTACTCTTACCATTAAAGAAAATGATACACCTCCTCCAATTACCCTTATCGGTACGCTCAACGATGATAACCTTGTTGGTGGAGATGGTAATGACCTCCTTAATGGTAAAGAAGGTAACGACAATTTAATCGGTAATGCTGGTAACGATAACCTAATTGGCGGTACTGGTAATGATACTCTAGATGGTGGTACTGGTAATGATACTCTGGACGGTGGTATCGGTAATGATACTTATATTGTCAATAATATTGCCGATACCATTATTGAAAATATCAGTAGCGGAATAGATACAGTCAAGGCATCTATTGACTTTTCAATCGCTGGACTTGCCAATGTAGAAAACTTAGTACTGGTAGGTAACGCCATCACCGCTACTGGCAACTCACTGAATAACACAATTACAGGTAACGCCCAAAATAACATTTTGAATGGAAATGCAGGTAATGACTTGCTTGATGGGGGTGCAGGTAACGATACCCTGATTGGTGGTGCTGGTAGCGACATCTACACAGTTGACAGCATAGATGACATGATTGTTGAAAATAGCAATGAAGGCATTGATAAGATAAATGCTAGTGTAGACTACTCACTTGCTAATGTTACTAACGTAGAGAACTTAGTACTAATTGGTAATGCTGTAAGCGGCACTGGTAACTCGCTCAACAATTCTCTCACAGGTAACGCACTCAACAACATCTTGGAAGGTAGAGAAGGTAACGATACTTTAGATGGTGGTGCAGGCAGTGACACCTTAATTGGTGGGGACTACAGCCGAGGTTGTATTTATGCTAACCTTGGAGAGTTACAAAGCGCGCTAAAAGACTTTACTTTAACAGTTCAGCTAAATCAGGACTATGTGAAAGCTTACTATGGGCGAGGTTGGGTTTACTCCCAACTCAAGGAGGAGTTGAAAGCTATTGAAGACTTTAGTCAGGCAATTCGACTTCAAATAAATTATGCTGATGCATATAGTGGTCGAGGCGTAGCTCACTTTGCTTTGGGGGATAAACTGGCAGCAATCGAGGATTATAAGAAAGCGGCACAAATATACCACATGCTAGGTGATACAAGCAATTACCAAAAAATACAGAGCGAAATAGTTAGAATTTCTCAGTAA
- a CDS encoding type IA DNA topoisomerase, which produces MSAIANPRKLNLNLVGTGQCRDCLDKLVGYKGSPLVWALNNRAKSVGRVQSATLHLICKREREIQSFVPQDYWNVWVDYAEGFRAFYNGTSDQGKEKEQQEVETHDDAGTTAQTPESKWVLSESEATRLVEIARQNPHQVLTVEGLNPPLIDITSGFFFK; this is translated from the coding sequence ATAAGTGCGATCGCTAATCCCAGGAAGCTAAATTTGAACTTGGTAGGCACGGGACAGTGCCGGGATTGTCTAGACAAGCTGGTGGGGTACAAGGGCAGTCCTCTGGTGTGGGCGTTGAACAACAGAGCCAAAAGCGTAGGCAGGGTGCAGAGTGCGACATTACATCTGATTTGTAAGCGAGAAAGAGAAATTCAATCCTTTGTTCCGCAAGATTATTGGAACGTGTGGGTTGACTACGCCGAAGGATTTCGCGCTTTTTACAATGGGACATCTGACCAAGGGAAGGAGAAGGAGCAGCAGGAAGTAGAAACTCATGATGATGCTGGCACTACCGCACAAACACCAGAATCGAAATGGGTTTTGTCAGAAAGTGAAGCAACACGGTTAGTTGAAATTGCCCGACAGAATCCGCATCAGGTGTTAACAGTGGAGGGTTTGAATCCCCCACTAATTGATATAACTTCTGGATTCTTCTTCAAGTAA
- a CDS encoding tetratricopeptide repeat protein, with protein sequence MILGVFLTFKVFLPLRAKYLVSEGEKAEASNNSQSAQEFFDSAIKINPQLRLPISKFYFEKASRSTKDLQLAKKYYELALKYNKQDVDIYNNLVFVCQLINEFECVTTNYKKALKLKPDNWSGHYGLGTYYDDQGKDDLAEQQYQLAIKINSQAIPAINNLSRLKNLKGDYNAAIALALQALEKTKEPKLQAALYREHVTFLV encoded by the coding sequence TTGATTTTAGGAGTCTTTTTAACTTTTAAAGTATTCTTACCACTAAGAGCTAAATATTTAGTGTCTGAAGGTGAGAAGGCTGAAGCATCAAATAATTCTCAGAGCGCACAAGAATTTTTTGATTCAGCTATCAAAATTAATCCTCAACTCAGGCTGCCTATTTCAAAATTTTATTTTGAGAAAGCATCTCGCAGCACTAAAGATTTACAGTTAGCTAAAAAATATTATGAATTAGCATTAAAGTATAATAAACAAGATGTAGATATTTATAATAATTTAGTTTTTGTCTGCCAGCTAATAAATGAGTTCGAGTGTGTAACTACTAATTATAAAAAAGCTTTAAAGTTAAAACCTGATAATTGGTCAGGACATTATGGTTTAGGAACTTATTATGATGACCAAGGAAAAGATGATTTGGCAGAACAGCAGTATCAGTTGGCTATAAAGATTAATAGTCAAGCTATCCCAGCTATTAATAATCTTTCAAGATTGAAAAATTTAAAAGGTGACTATAATGCAGCGATCGCTTTAGCACTGCAAGCTTTAGAAAAAACTAAAGAGCCTAAATTACAAGCTGCATTATATAGGGAGCATGTCACCTTTTTGGTTTAG
- a CDS encoding reverse transcriptase N-terminal domain-containing protein, which translates to MIRHSNKTSESWKTLPWKKFRRNLFRLQKRVFKAIRAGDKRKSLSLQRLILKSQAARFLAIRQVSQLNAGKKTAGIDGKKQLSVKERFELEQLLKTSGSNWFHQGLREIPIPKKDGTTRMLKIPTITDRAWQCLAKYALEPAHEATFHATSYGFRPGRSAHDAQRILFNNLRSTCNGIEKRIIELDIEKCFDRISHTTIMDNLIAPLGLKLGIFRCLKAGINPEFPEQGTCQGGVVSPLLANIALNGIESIHRYHKDKLKTITQNTPDAAIAEPSIRYADDMVIILRPSDDATKILDKISQFLEERGMKVSQQKTKLTAATEGFDFLGWHFVVQSNGKFKCVPSVDNYKKLRQKVKKIVNCSNYGATVKALKLAPVVRGWRNYHRFCDMSSARNSLWHTEHRAWKVFNRETDLDRKSTTKLIEKAFPAVPYSQSTHVNVKGTKSPFDGDLAYWSLRNSKLYDGETSKALKRQNHTCGHCGLKCISEERIHLHHIDGNHNNWKVKNLLAVHESCHDFIHRSKREQP; encoded by the coding sequence ATGATTAGGCACAGTAACAAAACTAGTGAATCGTGGAAAACTTTACCCTGGAAGAAATTCCGACGTAATTTATTTCGCCTACAAAAACGAGTGTTTAAAGCTATTCGGGCAGGAGACAAGCGTAAATCTTTGTCTTTGCAACGGCTTATCCTCAAGTCCCAAGCAGCTAGATTTTTGGCAATTCGCCAAGTATCACAATTAAACGCTGGCAAGAAAACAGCAGGGATTGACGGCAAAAAGCAACTATCTGTTAAAGAACGCTTTGAGCTTGAACAACTGCTAAAAACATCCGGTAGCAACTGGTTTCATCAGGGACTACGAGAAATCCCAATCCCCAAAAAGGACGGGACAACAAGGATGCTGAAAATTCCCACCATCACAGACAGAGCATGGCAATGCCTTGCAAAGTATGCGCTGGAACCAGCACATGAAGCCACCTTCCATGCAACAAGCTACGGCTTTAGACCAGGACGCTCAGCACATGATGCTCAAAGAATCCTATTCAATAACCTACGCTCAACCTGCAATGGAATCGAAAAACGAATCATAGAACTCGATATCGAAAAGTGCTTCGACAGAATAAGCCACACCACAATTATGGACAACCTTATCGCCCCATTAGGCTTGAAATTAGGAATATTTCGGTGTCTAAAAGCCGGAATAAACCCGGAATTTCCAGAACAAGGTACTTGTCAAGGGGGTGTGGTAAGTCCACTACTAGCTAACATCGCTCTTAACGGAATCGAAAGTATCCATAGATACCACAAAGATAAACTCAAAACAATAACACAAAACACTCCGGATGCTGCCATCGCGGAGCCATCAATCCGCTATGCGGACGATATGGTAATAATACTTAGACCGTCAGACGATGCAACCAAGATACTTGACAAAATCAGCCAGTTTCTAGAAGAGCGAGGAATGAAGGTAAGCCAGCAGAAAACAAAGCTTACCGCCGCGACAGAAGGATTTGACTTTTTAGGCTGGCACTTTGTCGTGCAAAGCAACGGAAAATTTAAATGCGTTCCGTCAGTGGACAATTATAAAAAGCTCCGTCAAAAAGTCAAAAAAATCGTCAACTGCTCAAATTATGGTGCTACAGTCAAAGCTCTTAAACTTGCACCTGTAGTTAGAGGATGGAGAAACTACCATCGTTTTTGTGATATGAGTAGCGCAAGAAATTCCCTGTGGCATACCGAACACAGAGCATGGAAAGTATTCAACAGAGAAACTGACCTTGACCGCAAATCAACAACTAAGTTGATAGAAAAAGCGTTCCCAGCAGTTCCTTACTCCCAAAGCACACACGTCAATGTCAAAGGCACTAAATCACCTTTTGATGGAGACTTGGCTTACTGGAGCCTACGCAACAGCAAGCTATATGACGGGGAAACCTCTAAAGCATTAAAACGCCAAAACCATACCTGTGGTCATTGCGGCTTGAAATGTATAAGTGAAGAACGAATACATCTACACCATATTGACGGGAATCATAACAACTGGAAGGTCAAAAATCTACTAGCTGTGCATGAATCCTGCCACGATTTTATCCACAGGAGCAAAAGGGAGCAACCCTAA
- a CDS encoding IS4 family transposase, with amino-acid sequence MIRATHNRRVDHETKYLHQAIRALQSCGTLIVELQRNPERESRKATLALRFATLEIQVPLHHLKRSGLKPVSLQVVLAEEEDPPQGVTPISWLLLTTLDIASFDDVVHCVRWYTYRWLIERYHYTLKSGCGIEKLQLETARRIEMALATYSIVAWRLLWLTYEARINPDSPCDTVLETHEWQSLCATIDKTSHPPKTPPSLRDAVRMIATLGGFLGRKRDGEPGVKTIWRGLRRLHDIAATWKLLDCYSPVDTFG; translated from the coding sequence TTGATTCGTGCCACCCACAATCGGCGAGTTGACCATGAAACCAAATACTTACATCAAGCTATTCGCGCTCTACAATCATGTGGCACATTGATTGTAGAGCTACAACGCAATCCAGAACGTGAGTCTCGAAAAGCAACACTGGCACTGCGTTTTGCCACATTAGAGATTCAAGTGCCATTGCATCACTTGAAGCGTTCAGGGCTAAAACCTGTGAGCTTGCAAGTAGTCTTGGCAGAAGAAGAAGACCCACCACAAGGAGTTACCCCCATAAGCTGGTTGCTACTAACGACTCTCGATATCGCTAGTTTTGATGACGTGGTGCATTGTGTACGTTGGTACACTTATCGTTGGTTAATTGAGCGCTATCACTACACACTTAAAAGTGGCTGTGGTATTGAAAAACTACAACTCGAAACAGCCCGTCGGATTGAAATGGCTTTGGCAACCTATTCGATTGTGGCTTGGCGGTTGTTGTGGCTCACCTACGAAGCTAGGATTAATCCTGATTCCCCTTGTGACACAGTTTTAGAAACCCATGAATGGCAGTCTTTGTGTGCCACCATTGACAAAACATCACATCCACCAAAAACACCGCCATCTTTACGAGATGCGGTGCGAATGATTGCTACTCTTGGTGGATTTTTAGGCAGAAAAAGAGATGGAGAACCTGGAGTGAAAACAATTTGGCGAGGGCTGAGACGATTACATGATATCGCCGCTACCTGGAAACTCCTTGACTGTTATTCTCCAGTTGATACCTTTGGTTAA
- a CDS encoding ISKra4 family transposase: MFTGIRVAAKNQQRLVHRQNFEMPDIQKPVEELSVDGGKIRLRTAEGEPCTWQEYKGISLHSACVTGAFFQDNSALLEWVNNQPLDSSVTCLGDGHDGVWKIISEIAPNSERREILDWYHLMENLHKVGGSVKRLRQAPTQLWHGLVDAAPALFTDLTTKPAQNFINYLNKHRHRIVNYQYYQAEQICSIGSGFVESAVKQIDRRTKISGAQWNKENVPQVLAHRCAYLNGLLTISSKPKR, encoded by the coding sequence TTGTTCACAGGTATTCGGGTTGCAGCCAAAAATCAGCAACGATTAGTGCATCGTCAAAACTTCGAGATGCCTGATATTCAGAAGCCTGTTGAGGAACTAAGTGTAGATGGAGGCAAAATTCGTCTCCGTACCGCTGAAGGAGAACCTTGTACTTGGCAAGAATATAAAGGGATAAGTTTGCACTCGGCTTGTGTGACTGGGGCATTTTTTCAGGATAATAGTGCTCTGCTGGAGTGGGTCAACAATCAACCTCTAGATTCATCTGTCACTTGCTTGGGTGATGGACATGATGGTGTTTGGAAGATTATCAGCGAGATTGCCCCAAACTCTGAGCGACGAGAAATTCTTGACTGGTATCATTTGATGGAAAATCTACATAAGGTGGGTGGGTCAGTTAAACGTTTGCGTCAAGCCCCAACGCAACTCTGGCATGGACTTGTCGATGCTGCTCCCGCATTGTTTACCGATCTCACTACCAAACCCGCTCAAAATTTTATCAATTACCTTAACAAGCATCGTCACCGCATCGTCAACTACCAGTACTATCAGGCAGAGCAGATTTGTTCGATTGGCTCCGGTTTTGTTGAATCTGCTGTTAAACAAATTGACCGACGCACCAAAATCTCCGGTGCTCAGTGGAATAAGGAAAATGTTCCTCAAGTTTTGGCTCACCGTTGTGCATATCTTAATGGATTGCTGACTATCTCATCTAAACCAAAAAGGTGA
- a CDS encoding transposase, with protein MRFTKLNYCQYLLSSQINYTVTNLAEHLDQISHDKINRYLKNEKLTPRLLWDNVKDIVQVSDTAYLVFDDTVLDKRYATEIETSKRQYSGNQHGVIQGIGLINCIYVNHEEGKFWVVDYRIYDPDSDGKTKIDHVTEMLQNLVYHKVLPFQAVLMDSWYATNKLMLYIDGLGKYYYCPLKRNRLVDDTNCLENYKRIESLSWNEEELISGKIIKIKKFPQAKKVKLFRVTVSTDRTDFIATNDLSQDSTDVVQKVCKVRWKIEEFHRELKQLTGIESCQCRKGRIQRNHIACAILVWLRLKNLAYITGQTIYQIKHGLLSNYLVQQLKRPAVPMFIA; from the coding sequence ATGAGATTTACTAAACTTAACTATTGCCAATACTTGTTGAGCAGTCAGATTAATTATACAGTCACGAATTTGGCAGAGCATTTAGATCAGATCAGTCATGATAAAATTAACCGTTATCTCAAAAATGAAAAGTTAACACCTCGTTTGCTTTGGGATAATGTTAAAGATATCGTCCAAGTGAGTGATACTGCATATCTAGTTTTTGATGACACGGTGCTGGATAAACGATACGCCACAGAAATAGAGACAAGTAAACGACAATATAGTGGCAACCAACATGGTGTAATCCAGGGTATCGGCTTAATAAATTGTATATATGTCAATCATGAAGAAGGAAAATTTTGGGTGGTTGACTATCGTATTTATGACCCAGACTCAGATGGTAAAACTAAAATAGACCATGTAACAGAAATGCTGCAAAACCTTGTATATCATAAGGTTTTACCATTCCAAGCTGTGTTAATGGACAGTTGGTATGCCACAAATAAATTAATGTTATACATTGATGGCTTAGGAAAATATTATTATTGTCCTTTGAAACGTAATCGACTTGTAGATGATACTAATTGTCTTGAAAATTATAAAAGGATTGAATCATTATCTTGGAATGAGGAGGAGTTGATATCAGGTAAAATAATAAAAATAAAAAAGTTTCCTCAAGCTAAAAAAGTGAAACTATTCCGAGTAACTGTCTCGACCGACAGAACGGATTTTATCGCTACAAACGATTTATCTCAAGATTCTACGGATGTTGTACAAAAAGTGTGTAAGGTTCGATGGAAAATTGAAGAGTTTCACCGCGAATTAAAGCAATTGACTGGCATTGAATCATGTCAATGCCGTAAGGGTCGTATTCAAAGAAATCATATCGCCTGCGCTATTTTAGTCTGGCTTCGGCTCAAAAATTTAGCTTATATAACTGGTCAAACAATTTATCAAATTAAGCATGGACTACTATCTAATTATTTAGTTCAGCAACTAAAACGTCCGGCTGTTCCTATGTTTATCGCGTAG